In a genomic window of Balaenoptera ricei isolate mBalRic1 chromosome 3, mBalRic1.hap2, whole genome shotgun sequence:
- the KXD1 gene encoding kxDL motif-containing protein 1 has product MDPPDSASRVFCSRILSMVNADDVNAIILAQKNMLDRFEKTNEMLLNFNNLSSARLQQMSERFLHHTRTLVEMKRDLDSIFRRIRTLKGKLARQHPEAFSHIPEASLLEDEDEDPIPPSTTTTIATSEQSTGSCDTSPDTVSPSLSPGFEDLSHIRPGSPAINGRSHTDDEETPGE; this is encoded by the exons atggaCCCCCCGGACTCGGCCTCGAGGGTCTTCTGTAGCCGCATCCTGAGCATGGTGAATGCGGACGATGTCAACGCCATCATCCTGGCCCAGAAGAACAT GCTGGACCGCTTTGAGAAGACGAACGAGATGCTGCTCAACTTCAACAACCTGTCAAGTGCCCGCCTGCAGCAGATGAGCGAGCGCTTTCTGCACCACACAAGGACCCTGGTGGAGATGAAACGGGACCTGGACAGCATCTTCCGCAGGATCAG GACACTGAAAGGGAAGCTGGCCAGGCAGCACCCGGAGGCCTTCAGCC ACATCCCGGAGGCGTCCCTCCTGGAAGACGAGGATGAAGACCCCATCCCGCCCAGCACCACAACAACCATTGCCACCTCggaacagagcacaggctcatgcGACACCAGCCCTGACACAGTCTCGCCCTCCCTCAGCCCCGGCTTCGAGGACCTGTCGCACATCCGGCCCGGCTCCCCTGCCATCAATGGCCGCAGCCATACAGATGACGAGGAGACGCCGGGCGAGTAG
- the FKBP8 gene encoding peptidyl-prolyl cis-trans isomerase FKBP8 isoform X3, which produces MVQGRSRGGLDHSSSKEATLRRWANSHPPSSMASCAEPSAADPEPTAPPPAGVPPLEDFEVLDGVEDAEGEEEEEEEEEEEDLNELPPLEDVGQPSQEEAEQPGALAREFLAAMEPEPEPAPALDEWLDILGNGLLRKKMLVPGPPGSSRPAKGQVVTVQLQTSLENGTRALDLSVPLMDVGETAMVTADSKYCYGPQGSRSPYIPPHAALCLEVTLKAAVDGPDLEMLTGQERVALANRKRECGNAHYQRADFVLAANSYDLAIKAITSSAKVDMTFEEEEQLLQLKVKCLNNLAASQLKLDHYRAALRSCSLVLEHQPDNIKALFRKGKVLAQQGEYSEAIPILRAALKLEPSNKTIHAELSKLVKKHAAQRSTETALYRKMLGNPSRLPAKCPGKGAWSIPWKWLFGATAVALGGVALSVVIAARN; this is translated from the exons ATGGTCCAAGGAAGAAGCCGTGGGGGTCTCGACCACTCCTCCTCAAAGGAGGCTACTTTGAGAAGGTG GGCCAATTCCCATCCCCCCAGCAGCATGGCATCCTGTGCTGAGCCCTCTGCTGCGGACCCTGAGCCCACTGCCCCGCCACCTGCTGGGGTCCCACCACTTGAGGACTTCGAAGTGCTGGACGGGGTGGAAGACGCAGagggcgaggaggaggaggaggaggaggaggaggaggaggacctgAATGAGCTGCCACCACTTGAGGATGTAGGGCAGCCCTCACAGGAGGAGGCCGAGCAGCCCGGGGCCCTGGCCCGAGAGTTCCTGGCCGCCATGGAGCCGGAGCCTGAGCCCGCCCCGGCCCTGGACGAGTGGCTGGACATCCTGG GGAATGGGCTGTTGAGGAAGAAGATGCTGGTTCCAGGCCCACCAGGCTCAAGCCGCCCGGCCAAGGGCCAGGTGGTCACCGTGCAGCTGCAGACTTCGCTGGAGAATGGCACACGG GCCCTGGATCTCAGTGTCCCGCTCATGGACGTGGGAGAGACGGCTATGGTCACTGCTGATTCCAAGTACTGCTACGGCCCCCAGGGCAG caGGAGCCCATACATCCCCCCACACGCGGCCCTGTGCCTGGAGGTGACACTGAAGGCTGCTGTGGATGGGCCTGACCTGGAGATGCTCACGGGGCAGGAACGCGTGGCCCTGGCCAACCGGAAGCGGGAGTGTGGCAATGCTCACTACCAGCGGGCCGACTTCGTGCTGGCTGCCAACTCCTACGACCTCGCCATCAAGGCCATCACTTCTAGTGCCAAAG TGGACATGACATTCGAGGAGGAGGAGCAGCTCCTGCAGCTGAAGGTGAAGTGTCTGAACAACCTGGCAGCCTCACAGCTGAAGCTGGACCACTACCGTGCAGCGCTGCGCTCCTGCAGCCTCGTGCTCGAGCACCAGCCCGACAACATCAAGGCGCTCTTCCGCAAGGGCAAG GTGTTGGCCCAGCAAGGCGAGTACAGTGAGGCCATCCCCATCTTGAGAGCAGCCCTGAAGCTGGAACCTTCCAACAAG ACGATCCATGCAGAGCTCTCAAAGCTGGTGAAGAAGCACGCGGCCCAGCGGAGCACTGAGACCGCCCTGTACCGGAAGATGCTGGGCAACCCCAGCCGGCTGCCTGCCAAGTGTCCTGGCAAGGGTGCCTGG TCCATCCCATGGAAGTGGCTGTTTGGGGCAACTGCTGTCGCCCTTGGGGGTGTGGCGCTCTCTGTGGTCATCGCTGCCAGGAACTGA
- the FKBP8 gene encoding peptidyl-prolyl cis-trans isomerase FKBP8 isoform X1 codes for MVQGRSRGGLDHSSSKEATLRRWANSHPPSSMASCAEPSAADPEPTAPPPAGVPPLEDFEVLDGVEDAEGEEEEEEEEEEEDLNELPPLEDVGQPSQEEAEQPGALAREFLAAMEPEPEPAPALDEWLDILGNGLLRKKMLVPGPPGSSRPAKGQVVTVQLQTSLENGTRVQEEPELVFTLGDCDVIQALDLSVPLMDVGETAMVTADSKYCYGPQGSRSPYIPPHAALCLEVTLKAAVDGPDLEMLTGQERVALANRKRECGNAHYQRADFVLAANSYDLAIKAITSSAKVDMTFEEEEQLLQLKVKCLNNLAASQLKLDHYRAALRSCSLVLEHQPDNIKALFRKGKVLAQQGEYSEAIPILRAALKLEPSNKTIHAELSKLVKKHAAQRSTETALYRKMLGNPSRLPAKCPGKGAWSIPWKWLFGATAVALGGVALSVVIAARN; via the exons ATGGTCCAAGGAAGAAGCCGTGGGGGTCTCGACCACTCCTCCTCAAAGGAGGCTACTTTGAGAAGGTG GGCCAATTCCCATCCCCCCAGCAGCATGGCATCCTGTGCTGAGCCCTCTGCTGCGGACCCTGAGCCCACTGCCCCGCCACCTGCTGGGGTCCCACCACTTGAGGACTTCGAAGTGCTGGACGGGGTGGAAGACGCAGagggcgaggaggaggaggaggaggaggaggaggaggaggacctgAATGAGCTGCCACCACTTGAGGATGTAGGGCAGCCCTCACAGGAGGAGGCCGAGCAGCCCGGGGCCCTGGCCCGAGAGTTCCTGGCCGCCATGGAGCCGGAGCCTGAGCCCGCCCCGGCCCTGGACGAGTGGCTGGACATCCTGG GGAATGGGCTGTTGAGGAAGAAGATGCTGGTTCCAGGCCCACCAGGCTCAAGCCGCCCGGCCAAGGGCCAGGTGGTCACCGTGCAGCTGCAGACTTCGCTGGAGAATGGCACACGGGTACAGGAGGAGCCGGAGCTGGTGTTCACCCTGGGTGACTGTGATGTCATCCAG GCCCTGGATCTCAGTGTCCCGCTCATGGACGTGGGAGAGACGGCTATGGTCACTGCTGATTCCAAGTACTGCTACGGCCCCCAGGGCAG caGGAGCCCATACATCCCCCCACACGCGGCCCTGTGCCTGGAGGTGACACTGAAGGCTGCTGTGGATGGGCCTGACCTGGAGATGCTCACGGGGCAGGAACGCGTGGCCCTGGCCAACCGGAAGCGGGAGTGTGGCAATGCTCACTACCAGCGGGCCGACTTCGTGCTGGCTGCCAACTCCTACGACCTCGCCATCAAGGCCATCACTTCTAGTGCCAAAG TGGACATGACATTCGAGGAGGAGGAGCAGCTCCTGCAGCTGAAGGTGAAGTGTCTGAACAACCTGGCAGCCTCACAGCTGAAGCTGGACCACTACCGTGCAGCGCTGCGCTCCTGCAGCCTCGTGCTCGAGCACCAGCCCGACAACATCAAGGCGCTCTTCCGCAAGGGCAAG GTGTTGGCCCAGCAAGGCGAGTACAGTGAGGCCATCCCCATCTTGAGAGCAGCCCTGAAGCTGGAACCTTCCAACAAG ACGATCCATGCAGAGCTCTCAAAGCTGGTGAAGAAGCACGCGGCCCAGCGGAGCACTGAGACCGCCCTGTACCGGAAGATGCTGGGCAACCCCAGCCGGCTGCCTGCCAAGTGTCCTGGCAAGGGTGCCTGG TCCATCCCATGGAAGTGGCTGTTTGGGGCAACTGCTGTCGCCCTTGGGGGTGTGGCGCTCTCTGTGGTCATCGCTGCCAGGAACTGA
- the FKBP8 gene encoding peptidyl-prolyl cis-trans isomerase FKBP8 isoform X2, which translates to MVQGRSRGGLDHSSSKEATLRRWANSHPPSSMASCAEPSAADPEPTAPPPAGVPPLEDFEVLDGVEDAEGEEEEEEEEEEEDLNELPPLEDVGQPSQEEAEQPGALAREFLAAMEPEPEPAPALDEWLDILGNGLLRKKMLVPGPPGSSRPAKGQVVTVQLQTSLENGTRVQEEPELVFTLGDCDVIQALDLSVPLMDVGETAMVTADSKYCYGPQGRSPYIPPHAALCLEVTLKAAVDGPDLEMLTGQERVALANRKRECGNAHYQRADFVLAANSYDLAIKAITSSAKVDMTFEEEEQLLQLKVKCLNNLAASQLKLDHYRAALRSCSLVLEHQPDNIKALFRKGKVLAQQGEYSEAIPILRAALKLEPSNKTIHAELSKLVKKHAAQRSTETALYRKMLGNPSRLPAKCPGKGAWSIPWKWLFGATAVALGGVALSVVIAARN; encoded by the exons ATGGTCCAAGGAAGAAGCCGTGGGGGTCTCGACCACTCCTCCTCAAAGGAGGCTACTTTGAGAAGGTG GGCCAATTCCCATCCCCCCAGCAGCATGGCATCCTGTGCTGAGCCCTCTGCTGCGGACCCTGAGCCCACTGCCCCGCCACCTGCTGGGGTCCCACCACTTGAGGACTTCGAAGTGCTGGACGGGGTGGAAGACGCAGagggcgaggaggaggaggaggaggaggaggaggaggaggacctgAATGAGCTGCCACCACTTGAGGATGTAGGGCAGCCCTCACAGGAGGAGGCCGAGCAGCCCGGGGCCCTGGCCCGAGAGTTCCTGGCCGCCATGGAGCCGGAGCCTGAGCCCGCCCCGGCCCTGGACGAGTGGCTGGACATCCTGG GGAATGGGCTGTTGAGGAAGAAGATGCTGGTTCCAGGCCCACCAGGCTCAAGCCGCCCGGCCAAGGGCCAGGTGGTCACCGTGCAGCTGCAGACTTCGCTGGAGAATGGCACACGGGTACAGGAGGAGCCGGAGCTGGTGTTCACCCTGGGTGACTGTGATGTCATCCAG GCCCTGGATCTCAGTGTCCCGCTCATGGACGTGGGAGAGACGGCTATGGTCACTGCTGATTCCAAGTACTGCTACGGCCCCCAGGGCAG GAGCCCATACATCCCCCCACACGCGGCCCTGTGCCTGGAGGTGACACTGAAGGCTGCTGTGGATGGGCCTGACCTGGAGATGCTCACGGGGCAGGAACGCGTGGCCCTGGCCAACCGGAAGCGGGAGTGTGGCAATGCTCACTACCAGCGGGCCGACTTCGTGCTGGCTGCCAACTCCTACGACCTCGCCATCAAGGCCATCACTTCTAGTGCCAAAG TGGACATGACATTCGAGGAGGAGGAGCAGCTCCTGCAGCTGAAGGTGAAGTGTCTGAACAACCTGGCAGCCTCACAGCTGAAGCTGGACCACTACCGTGCAGCGCTGCGCTCCTGCAGCCTCGTGCTCGAGCACCAGCCCGACAACATCAAGGCGCTCTTCCGCAAGGGCAAG GTGTTGGCCCAGCAAGGCGAGTACAGTGAGGCCATCCCCATCTTGAGAGCAGCCCTGAAGCTGGAACCTTCCAACAAG ACGATCCATGCAGAGCTCTCAAAGCTGGTGAAGAAGCACGCGGCCCAGCGGAGCACTGAGACCGCCCTGTACCGGAAGATGCTGGGCAACCCCAGCCGGCTGCCTGCCAAGTGTCCTGGCAAGGGTGCCTGG TCCATCCCATGGAAGTGGCTGTTTGGGGCAACTGCTGTCGCCCTTGGGGGTGTGGCGCTCTCTGTGGTCATCGCTGCCAGGAACTGA
- the FKBP8 gene encoding peptidyl-prolyl cis-trans isomerase FKBP8 isoform X4, giving the protein MASCAEPSAADPEPTAPPPAGVPPLEDFEVLDGVEDAEGEEEEEEEEEEEDLNELPPLEDVGQPSQEEAEQPGALAREFLAAMEPEPEPAPALDEWLDILGNGLLRKKMLVPGPPGSSRPAKGQVVTVQLQTSLENGTRVQEEPELVFTLGDCDVIQALDLSVPLMDVGETAMVTADSKYCYGPQGSRSPYIPPHAALCLEVTLKAAVDGPDLEMLTGQERVALANRKRECGNAHYQRADFVLAANSYDLAIKAITSSAKVDMTFEEEEQLLQLKVKCLNNLAASQLKLDHYRAALRSCSLVLEHQPDNIKALFRKGKVLAQQGEYSEAIPILRAALKLEPSNKTIHAELSKLVKKHAAQRSTETALYRKMLGNPSRLPAKCPGKGAWSIPWKWLFGATAVALGGVALSVVIAARN; this is encoded by the exons ATGGCATCCTGTGCTGAGCCCTCTGCTGCGGACCCTGAGCCCACTGCCCCGCCACCTGCTGGGGTCCCACCACTTGAGGACTTCGAAGTGCTGGACGGGGTGGAAGACGCAGagggcgaggaggaggaggaggaggaggaggaggaggaggacctgAATGAGCTGCCACCACTTGAGGATGTAGGGCAGCCCTCACAGGAGGAGGCCGAGCAGCCCGGGGCCCTGGCCCGAGAGTTCCTGGCCGCCATGGAGCCGGAGCCTGAGCCCGCCCCGGCCCTGGACGAGTGGCTGGACATCCTGG GGAATGGGCTGTTGAGGAAGAAGATGCTGGTTCCAGGCCCACCAGGCTCAAGCCGCCCGGCCAAGGGCCAGGTGGTCACCGTGCAGCTGCAGACTTCGCTGGAGAATGGCACACGGGTACAGGAGGAGCCGGAGCTGGTGTTCACCCTGGGTGACTGTGATGTCATCCAG GCCCTGGATCTCAGTGTCCCGCTCATGGACGTGGGAGAGACGGCTATGGTCACTGCTGATTCCAAGTACTGCTACGGCCCCCAGGGCAG caGGAGCCCATACATCCCCCCACACGCGGCCCTGTGCCTGGAGGTGACACTGAAGGCTGCTGTGGATGGGCCTGACCTGGAGATGCTCACGGGGCAGGAACGCGTGGCCCTGGCCAACCGGAAGCGGGAGTGTGGCAATGCTCACTACCAGCGGGCCGACTTCGTGCTGGCTGCCAACTCCTACGACCTCGCCATCAAGGCCATCACTTCTAGTGCCAAAG TGGACATGACATTCGAGGAGGAGGAGCAGCTCCTGCAGCTGAAGGTGAAGTGTCTGAACAACCTGGCAGCCTCACAGCTGAAGCTGGACCACTACCGTGCAGCGCTGCGCTCCTGCAGCCTCGTGCTCGAGCACCAGCCCGACAACATCAAGGCGCTCTTCCGCAAGGGCAAG GTGTTGGCCCAGCAAGGCGAGTACAGTGAGGCCATCCCCATCTTGAGAGCAGCCCTGAAGCTGGAACCTTCCAACAAG ACGATCCATGCAGAGCTCTCAAAGCTGGTGAAGAAGCACGCGGCCCAGCGGAGCACTGAGACCGCCCTGTACCGGAAGATGCTGGGCAACCCCAGCCGGCTGCCTGCCAAGTGTCCTGGCAAGGGTGCCTGG TCCATCCCATGGAAGTGGCTGTTTGGGGCAACTGCTGTCGCCCTTGGGGGTGTGGCGCTCTCTGTGGTCATCGCTGCCAGGAACTGA